A single Oryza brachyantha chromosome 8, ObraRS2, whole genome shotgun sequence DNA region contains:
- the LOC102704725 gene encoding uncharacterized protein LOC102704725, whose product MGLSRFSHWIWPGSRTRRARDAPVSSAATAMAEALFPDSPSGFREPEALRVPSSGVRPRKGASRRRSSREEARVDREHDMVIVPSDGGDAYLSDSGSDDSDWSIGWLEPQGPELHSDGDSEGSFAVLVPCYRRGRRVEEPGRGRLADDNVSGGKNFVERWLSSLPN is encoded by the exons ATGGGGCTGAGCCGCTTCTCCCACTGGATATGGCCTGGGAGTAGAACCCGGCGAGCTCGCGATGCACCGGTGAGCAGCGCGGCCACGGCCATGGCTGAGGCGCTGTTCCCGGACTCGCCGTCGGGGTTCCGGGAGCCGGAGGCTCTCAGGGTGCCGAGCTCCGGCGTGCGGCCGCGGAAGGGGGCGAGCCGGCGGCGCAGCAGCCGTGAGGAGGCCAGGGTCGACAGGGAACACGACATGGTCATCGTGCCAtctgacggcggcgacgcgtaCCTGTCCGACTCGGGCTCCGACGACTCCGACTGGTCCATCGGCTGGCTCGAGCCGCAGGGGCCGGAGCTGCACAGCGATGGGGACTCGGAGGGTAGCTTCGCCGTCCTTGTGCCGTGTtaccgccgcggccgccgcgtcgaGGAGCCTGGCCGCGGTAGGCTCGCCGACGACAACGTTTCCG GTGGCAAGAATTTTGTAGAGCGATGGCTTTCTTCTCTTCCAAATTGA
- the LOC107304815 gene encoding uncharacterized protein LOC107304815 yields MERRLVAVAGSGRLYSSYSSTARSSRRRWSRRRLTTAGGGAAAAGVALRRKVRELRRLVPGGEEAPARSLLVRTADYIVRLRARVELLRALSAFYDLPRHDGAGAGVPPRP; encoded by the coding sequence ATGGAGAGGCGCCTGGTGGCGGTTGCGGGGAGCGGGAGGCTGTACTCGTCGTattcgtcgacggcgaggtcgtcgcggaggaggtggagcagGCGGCGGTTGACGACCgctggcggcggtgcggcggcggcgggcgtggCGCTGAGGCGGAAGGTGCGGGAGCTCCGGCGGCTGGTGccaggaggggaggaggcgccggcgaggagcctGCTCGTCCGCACCGCCGACTACATCGTCCGGCTCCGGGCAAGGGTCGAGCTCCTCAGGGCGCTCTCCGCGTTCTACGACCTACCGCgccacgacggcgccggcgccggagtgCCGCCGCGGCCATGA
- the LOC102718764 gene encoding uncharacterized protein LOC102718764 isoform X2 yields the protein MAPPPRHHLVLLLLLVVVPILASAGLVLEDGYAVTTVADLNPVPNAPHPYALLPRPRAGDLVLLDSAGSALYTLAIPDGGGAGPRSLAGGARAGFDDGGPRDAAFDRPRSFAVDGADNVYVADRVHGAVRKIAPSSFTTTIAGGRSKGSGHKDGPAQNATFSPDFELVYVPKLCALLVTDRGNRMIRQINLKQEDCPRETQPGFATTSVSIIAVVCALFGSVIGFLVWHVYPAHAGSLHQPLFQPDAEAVQENPEGGRSDQLLRHQKRSC from the exons atGGCCCCGCCTCCACGCCAccacctcgtcctcctcctcctcctcgtcgtcgtcccgaTCCTCGCCTCGGCAGGCCTCGTCCTGGAGGACGGCTACGCCGTCACCACCGTCGCCGACCTCAACCCCGTCCCGAATGCGCCCCACCCCTACGCGCTCCTcccgcggccgcgcgccggGGACCTCGTCCTGCTCGACTCCGCGGGTTCCGCGCTCTACACCCTCGCCATCCCAgacgggggcggcgccggccctAGGAGCCTCGCGGggggcgcccgcgccggcttCGATGACGGGGGCCCTCGCGACGCCGCCTTCGACCGCCCCCGCAGcttcgccgtcgacggcgcggATAACGTCTACGTCGCCGACCGCGTCCACGGCGCCGTCCGCAAGATCGCGCCCTCCA GTTTTACTACTACAATTGCTGGAGGGCGCTCAAAAGGGTCTGGACACAAGGATGGGCCTGCACAGAATGCTACATTCTCTCCAGATTTTGAGCTTGTTTATGTCCCAAAATTGTGTGCTCTGCTAGTTACTGACAGAGGAAATCGTATGATCAGACAAATCAATCTAAAACAAGAAGATTGTCCTCGTGAGACACAGCCAG GTTTCGCAACAACTTCGGTGTCAATTATTGCAGTCGTATGTGCACTGTTTGGATCAGTTATTGGGTTCTTGGTTTGGCATGTTTACCCTGCTCAT GCAGGAAGTCTCCATCAACCGCTTTTTCAGCCAGATGCGGAAGCAGTACAAGAGAATCCAGAGGGGGGCCGCTCTGATCAGCTGCTCCGACATCAAAAGCGTAGTTGCTAA
- the LOC102718764 gene encoding uncharacterized protein LOC102718764 isoform X1 produces MAPPPRHHLVLLLLLVVVPILASAGLVLEDGYAVTTVADLNPVPNAPHPYALLPRPRAGDLVLLDSAGSALYTLAIPDGGGAGPRSLAGGARAGFDDGGPRDAAFDRPRSFAVDGADNVYVADRVHGAVRKIAPSSFTTTIAGGRSKGSGHKDGPAQNATFSPDFELVYVPKLCALLVTDRGNRMIRQINLKQEDCPRETQPGFATTSVSIIAVVCALFGSVIGFLVWHVYPAHEVSINRFFSQMRKQYKRIQRGAALISCSDIKSVVANSVVHALLLKLVRVSVGYLSVVFPSVRSERRVPAKPCPSLIDLDNNITTSVGLDNKAHESTELAGNFIGFDGDTSSEEDNEPAADVCGRIHNDKDPAGDLAALLDSPQVSSMKIDDMIEANLSDFSGQENYNSSAVKCSGISRRRLHGDSKAV; encoded by the exons atGGCCCCGCCTCCACGCCAccacctcgtcctcctcctcctcctcgtcgtcgtcccgaTCCTCGCCTCGGCAGGCCTCGTCCTGGAGGACGGCTACGCCGTCACCACCGTCGCCGACCTCAACCCCGTCCCGAATGCGCCCCACCCCTACGCGCTCCTcccgcggccgcgcgccggGGACCTCGTCCTGCTCGACTCCGCGGGTTCCGCGCTCTACACCCTCGCCATCCCAgacgggggcggcgccggccctAGGAGCCTCGCGGggggcgcccgcgccggcttCGATGACGGGGGCCCTCGCGACGCCGCCTTCGACCGCCCCCGCAGcttcgccgtcgacggcgcggATAACGTCTACGTCGCCGACCGCGTCCACGGCGCCGTCCGCAAGATCGCGCCCTCCA GTTTTACTACTACAATTGCTGGAGGGCGCTCAAAAGGGTCTGGACACAAGGATGGGCCTGCACAGAATGCTACATTCTCTCCAGATTTTGAGCTTGTTTATGTCCCAAAATTGTGTGCTCTGCTAGTTACTGACAGAGGAAATCGTATGATCAGACAAATCAATCTAAAACAAGAAGATTGTCCTCGTGAGACACAGCCAG GTTTCGCAACAACTTCGGTGTCAATTATTGCAGTCGTATGTGCACTGTTTGGATCAGTTATTGGGTTCTTGGTTTGGCATGTTTACCCTGCTCAT GAAGTCTCCATCAACCGCTTTTTCAGCCAGATGCGGAAGCAGTACAAGAGAATCCAGAGGGGGGCCGCTCTGATCAGCTGCTCCGACATCAAAAGCGTAGTTGCTAACTCCGTGGTCCATGCCCTCCTGCTGAAGCTAGTTAGAGTCAGTGTTGGCTATCTAAGTGTTGTGTTCCCTAGTGTTAGGTCAGAGAGACGAGTTCCTGCTAAGCCTTGTCCTTCTCTTATTGATTTAGACAACAATATTACTACTAGCGTTGGTCTTGACAACAAAGCACATGAGTCTACTGAGCTAGCGGGGAATTTCATTGGCTTCGATGGAGATACCAGTTCAGAGGAGGATAATGAACCTGCAGCTGATGTGTGTGGCCGTATTCATAATGACAAGGACCCTGCTGGTGATTTGGCAGCGCTTTTGGATAGCCCTCAGGTCAGCTCTATGAAGATAGATGACATGATCGAGGCCAACTTATCAGACTTTTCAGGTCAAGAGAATTATAACAGCTCAGCTGTCAAATGTTCTGGTATAAGTAGGAGGAGGTTGCATGGAGATAGTAAGGCTGTCTGA
- the LOC102705094 gene encoding probable alpha,alpha-trehalose-phosphate synthase [UDP-forming] 8, with protein sequence MVSKSYSNLLEMSCGDGVDFRQTFKSLPRVVTSPGIISDPDWDTRSDCDSVGSASSVERKIIVANFLPLNCTRDEAGQWSFSMDDDALLMQLKDGFSNETDVLYVGSLKVQVDPNEQDQVAQKLLRDFRCIPTFLPSDLQQQFYHGFCKQQLWPLFHYMLPICLEKGELFDRSLFQAYVRANKLFADKVMEAINTDDDYVWVHDYHLMLLPTFLRKRLHRIKLGFFLHSPFPSSEIYRSLPVRDEILKSLLNADLIGFQTFDYARHFLSCCSRLLGLNYESKRGYIGIDYFGRTVSLKILPVGVHVGRLESILKLHATVNKVLEIEQRYKGKMLMLGVDDMDIFKGISLKLLGLELLLDRNPKLRGKVVLVQIINPARSTGKDVEEAITESVSVAERINIKYGSVDYKPAILIYHRIPFYEKIAFYAASDCCIVNAVRDGMNLVPYEYTICRQGNEEIDNARGSDINCHHTSTLIVSEFVGCSPSLSGAFRVNPWSVDDVADALHHATDLTEPEKRLRHEKHYRYVRSHNVAYWAHSFAQDLERACKDHYSRRCWAIGFGLNFRVLALSPGFRKLSLEHFASSYNKATRRAIFLDYDGTLVPQSSINKAPSEEVIAILNSLCDDSKNDVFIVSGRERNLLDDWFSPCEKLGIAAEHGYFVRWNKAAEWESSYPNQDFEWKHIAEPIMQVYTETTDGSSIEPKESALVWHYLDADHDFGSCQAKELLGHLERVLSNEPVVVKCGHYIVEVKPQGVSKGLVVDKVIHRLINHGKTPDFVMCIGNDRSDEDMFKSIDNMTSSSAFPTLPEVFACSVGQKPSKAKYYVDDTSEVIRLLKNVAGISSRREVVSHGRVTFRDVLDYVD encoded by the exons TCAGCATCTTCTGTTGAGAGGAAAATAATTGTTGCCAACTTCCTTCCACTGAACTGTACAAGAGATGAAGCTGGGCAATGGTCCTTCTCAATGGATGATGATGCACTGCTCATGCAACTTAAAGATGGCTTTTCAAATGAGACTGATGTCCTTTATGTGGGTAGTTTGAAGGTTCAGGTAGATCCCAATGAGCAAGATCAAGTCGCACAAAAGCTTCTTAGAGATTTTCGATGTATACCTACTTTTCTCCCTTCTGACCTCCAGCAGCAGTTCTATCACGGCTTCTGTAAGCAGCAGTTGTGGCCACTTTTCCATTATATGCTTCCCATTTGCCTTGAGAAAGGTGAGCTCTTTGATCGCTCCCTGTTTCAAGCCTATGTCCGAGCCAACAAACTTTTTGCTGACAAAGTTATGGAAGCAATTAATACGGATGATGATTATGTCTGGGTTCATGATTATCACCTCATGCTTCTCCCAACATTTCTTAGAAAGAGGTTGCACCGTATAAAGCTTGGATTTTTTCTCCACAGTCCATTTCCCTCCTCAGAAATCTATAGGTCACTGCCTGTAAGAGATGAGATCCTGAAGTCATTGCTTAATGCTGATCTTATTGGATTCCAAACATTTGACTATGCCCGCCACTTCCTTTCTTGTTGCAGCAGATTATTGGGTCTGAATTATGAATCAAAACGTGGTTACATTGGAATAGATTATTTTGGAAGAACAGTTAGCCTGAAGATCCTCCCAGTGGGTGTACATGTTGGTCGTCTTGAGTCCATCCTAAAGTtgcatgctacagtaaataagGTTCTAGAAATTGAGCAAAGGTATAAAGGCAAGATGCTGATGTTAGGTGTAGATGACATGGACATCTTCAAAGGGATCAGTCTAAAACTTCTTGGGTTGGAGCTACTTCTAGATAGGAATCCAAAACTCAGAGGGAAGGTTGTCCTTGTACAGATTATCAATCCAGCAAGAAGCACAGGGAAAGATGTGGAAGAAGCAATAACGGAATCTGTCTCCGTAGCTGAAAGAATCAACATAAAGTATGGTTCTGTAGATTACAAGCCTGCTATCCTTATTTACCATCGTATACCATTTTATGAAAAGATTGCATTCTATGCTGCATCCGATTGTTGCATTGTAAATGCTGTGAGGGATGGTATGAACTTGGTACCATATGAGTACACTATTTGCCGGCAGGGAAATGAGGAGATAGATAATGCCAGAGGCAGTGACATAAACTGCCATCATACAAGTACATTAATTGTTTCCGAGTTTGTTGGTTGCTCCCCATCTCTTAGTGGTGCTTTCAGGGTAAATCCTTGGAGTGTTGATGATGTGGCTGATGCCCTACATCATGCAACAGACTTGACTGAACCTGAAAAAAGGTTACGGCATGAAAAGCACTACCGTTATGTTAGATCTCATAATGTTGCTTACTGGGCACATAGCTTTGCTCAAGATCTGGAAAGGGCATGCAAAGATCACTACAGCCGAAGGTGCTGGGCTATTGGTTTTGGTCTGAACTTCAGAGTGCTTGCTCTTTCTCCTGGCTTTAGAAAGCTCTCTTTGGAGCACTTTGCTTCTTCTTATAACAAGGCTACCAGAAGGGCAATATTTCTTGACTATGATGGTACCCTTGTGCCCCAGTCATCAATCAATAAAGCTCCAAGCGAAGAAGTTATTGCTATTCTTAACAGCTTGTGTGATGACTCGAAGAATGATGTATTCATAGTCAGTGGAAGAGAGCGTAATTTGCTTGATGATTGGTTCTCTCCATGCGAGAAGCTTGGTATTGCAGCAGAACATGGTTATTTTGTCAG ATGGAACAAAGCAGCCGAATGGGAATCAAGCTATCCAAATCAGGATTTTGAGTGGAAGCACATTGCTGAACCGATCATGCAAGTTTACACCGAAACAACTGATGGATCCTCGATAGAGCCAAAAGAAAGTGCTCTGGTATGGCATTATCTGGATGCAGACCATGACTTCGGTTCCTGCCAAGCAAAGGAACTACTAGGCCATCTTGAAAGGGTGCTATCAAATGAACCTGTTGTTGTGAAGTGTGGCCATTACATCGTAGAAGTCAAACCACAG GGAGTTAGCAAGGGGCTTGTTGTGGACAAGGTGATTCACAGATTGATCAACCACGGGAAGACACCAGATTTTGTGATGTGCATTGGTAACGATCGATCGGACGAGGACATGTTTAAAAGCATCGATAACATGACCTCCAGTTCTGCATTCCCCACACTTCCAGAGGTGTTTGCATGTTCAGTCGGCCAAAAGCCCAGCAAAGCAAAGTACTATGTCGACGATACTAGTGAAGTAATAAGATTGCTCAAGAATGTAGCTGGCATTTCATCGCGCCGGGAGGTTGTCAGCCATGGACGTGTGACGTTCAGAGATGTACTGGATTATGTGGACTGA